A genomic stretch from Chitinophaga agri includes:
- a CDS encoding T9SS type A sorting domain-containing protein produces MMKTLLFLTLFLCQTTLANASNKPAARWSVNACSVTIDCGDNALLIATVSAAERRYTLTWSTGQRAPVIKVAHSGRYTVTLKDSKGMIRARDTVVITLQNPVEASIKVRRSPSGDTLVAYPQYKYLPIYKYRWYRNDTLLRVSSPVYPRPVSGVYKVEVTGLMGCRDISAPLVYQKPDALTVDFSYTQGGCSGEELAFLPIVNTTDSIISYQWNFGDQQTSTVRDPVHQFIEGTYTVSLAVTTLGGLTDTVSRQVTIPPVPRWEVSIKQTPNACGDAVTLQVITSPEVDIIEWNGLPGPASITVDKSGKYTAFVYDSCFQFRGAAEVDVTVTPAFYAEIRRIPGVEGPDTLVAAVAGGEAFPTGIPPAGYFFTWYRYGAVVSAPEPWITPAVAGDYKVLIETPAGCSSLSGGYYYSPANAFRLGNLPPQNEPGATLSGVSIQAYPNPSSGQVYLKFDKPLDKQVTVQVLDMQGRIRYVRTTQQQLQLLDLSGSLPGQYFVRITGDGMQRILPLIIQ; encoded by the coding sequence ATGATGAAAACTTTACTTTTCCTCACGTTATTCTTATGCCAGACCACGCTGGCTAACGCCAGCAATAAACCAGCAGCACGCTGGTCGGTCAATGCCTGTTCAGTGACAATCGATTGTGGAGACAATGCGCTGCTGATCGCTACAGTCAGCGCCGCGGAACGCAGGTATACCCTTACCTGGAGCACAGGGCAACGTGCGCCGGTTATTAAGGTGGCGCACTCCGGCAGGTATACTGTCACGCTGAAAGACAGCAAAGGCATGATACGCGCCCGGGACACCGTAGTGATAACCTTACAGAACCCGGTTGAAGCGAGTATAAAAGTACGGAGATCCCCCTCGGGCGATACATTGGTGGCTTATCCGCAGTATAAATATCTGCCCATATATAAGTACCGGTGGTACCGGAATGACACGCTCCTCAGGGTGTCTTCTCCCGTTTATCCCCGGCCGGTCAGCGGTGTATACAAAGTGGAAGTAACAGGTCTGATGGGTTGCAGGGATATTTCTGCTCCGCTGGTTTACCAAAAACCAGATGCACTTACTGTCGATTTCAGCTACACCCAGGGCGGATGTAGCGGTGAGGAACTCGCCTTCCTGCCTATAGTGAATACTACTGATTCCATTATCAGCTACCAATGGAACTTTGGCGACCAGCAGACCAGTACCGTACGCGATCCGGTGCATCAGTTCATCGAGGGAACATATACAGTGTCTCTGGCGGTTACAACACTGGGAGGACTGACGGACACTGTAAGCAGACAGGTGACCATTCCACCGGTACCCCGTTGGGAAGTGAGTATTAAACAAACGCCTAACGCCTGCGGAGATGCCGTTACTTTACAGGTCATCACTTCTCCGGAGGTCGATATCATCGAATGGAATGGTTTGCCCGGCCCTGCCAGTATCACTGTGGACAAGTCAGGGAAATATACAGCATTTGTGTATGACAGCTGTTTCCAGTTCCGGGGGGCTGCTGAGGTGGATGTGACGGTTACGCCTGCATTTTATGCGGAGATCAGGCGTATCCCTGGCGTCGAGGGACCAGATACGCTGGTGGCGGCCGTTGCGGGAGGAGAAGCCTTCCCCACGGGTATCCCACCCGCAGGTTACTTCTTTACCTGGTATAGGTATGGTGCTGTAGTCTCAGCACCTGAGCCGTGGATAACGCCTGCTGTAGCTGGAGACTACAAAGTATTGATTGAAACACCAGCTGGCTGTTCTTCCCTTTCCGGTGGATATTATTATTCTCCCGCCAACGCATTCCGGCTTGGGAATCTGCCTCCACAGAACGAACCGGGAGCCACACTCTCCGGCGTCAGTATCCAGGCATATCCTAATCCCAGCAGCGGACAGGTATATCTGAAGTTTGACAAACCACTGGATAAACAGGTGACTGTACAGGTGCTGGACATGCAGGGACGTATCAGGTATGTACGCACCACACAACAACAATTACAGTTGCTGGACCTTTCGGGATCACTTCCGGGGCAATACTTCGTCAGGATAACAGGCGATGGTATGCAACGTATACTGCCTTTGATCATACAGTAA
- a CDS encoding NADP-dependent oxidoreductase: MKQHEQQLDNLNSAVTMKAIRLHEFGGPEVLRYEDAPVPELKSGEVLIRVHAIGINPPDWYLRDGYKMLPPEWRPSMPFPIIPGSDVSGVVVAVAAGVNTFSIGDEVFGMVRFPSFGVSAAYAEYVAAPVSDLAHKPAGMDHITAAATPMAALTAWQFLIELGHDVQNPLQPERHHPVPLDGKRVVVNGAAGGVGHFAVQLAKWKGAHVIAIASGSHASFLHELGADEFIDYTKSAPEEILNDIDLVVDTLGGPTTGRFLRTLKQGGALFPVFLGFSDAAEAATRGITVSMTQVRSDGRQLSELARLFEKGAIRVAIDSTFPLPDARKAHERAARGHIRGKIVLTVA; the protein is encoded by the coding sequence ATGAAACAGCATGAACAGCAATTGGATAATCTTAATAGTGCAGTAACGATGAAGGCCATCCGGCTGCATGAATTCGGTGGTCCCGAGGTACTACGTTACGAGGATGCACCAGTACCGGAACTGAAGTCGGGAGAAGTACTGATTCGCGTCCATGCGATTGGTATTAATCCTCCCGACTGGTACCTGCGTGATGGATACAAAATGTTGCCACCCGAATGGAGACCTTCGATGCCTTTTCCTATCATTCCCGGGTCAGACGTATCGGGCGTTGTAGTGGCTGTTGCTGCAGGGGTAAATACTTTCTCCATTGGTGATGAGGTATTTGGCATGGTCCGTTTCCCGAGTTTTGGCGTGAGTGCCGCATATGCGGAGTACGTGGCCGCACCTGTATCCGATCTTGCGCATAAACCAGCTGGTATGGACCACATAACGGCAGCAGCCACTCCAATGGCCGCGCTCACGGCCTGGCAGTTTCTGATCGAACTGGGACATGATGTGCAGAATCCGCTTCAACCGGAAAGACATCATCCTGTGCCACTTGATGGGAAGAGAGTGGTTGTCAATGGTGCTGCCGGAGGTGTGGGGCACTTTGCGGTACAATTAGCGAAATGGAAGGGCGCACATGTGATTGCCATTGCATCAGGTAGCCATGCGTCTTTTCTGCATGAACTGGGAGCGGATGAATTTATCGACTATACGAAGTCTGCTCCTGAAGAGATCCTCAATGATATTGATCTTGTCGTTGATACACTTGGTGGTCCAACCACCGGTCGTTTCCTGCGTACCCTGAAACAGGGAGGTGCTTTATTTCCGGTATTTCTGGGTTTTTCTGATGCGGCGGAGGCAGCAACACGTGGTATTACTGTTTCCATGACACAGGTACGTTCTGACGGCAGGCAGCTTTCGGAATTAGCACGACTGTTTGAAAAGGGAGCGATCCGCGTGGCAATTGATAGCACATTCCCGCTGCCCGATGCACGGAAAGCCCACGAACGTGCCGCCCGCGGGCACATCCGTGGTAAGATAGTACTTACTGTCGCGTGA
- a CDS encoding helix-turn-helix domain-containing protein, giving the protein MKTTPSPIIYKSISEFMRDLDMPKPLHPLVALVNYDKEKGSRNMVGHSFLLDFYKVSFKKDFSGQIKYGRDYYDFEEGGMAFLAPNQLVTMSGEESCLDGYILLFHADLIRNYPLGKHIQQYGFFTYAVNEALFLSDKEKKVIAGLFENIADELDNNTDAFSQDVLVSQIELLLNYSNRYYNRQFLTRKAVHHDLITQMDSYLDNRFAEQSGGIPTVPEVAKHLQVSPRYLTDMLRTLTGQSAQQHIHDRLIEKAKMILSTTRLTVAEIAYQLGFEHPQSFNKLFKRYTSLAPNVFRKSFN; this is encoded by the coding sequence ATGAAAACAACACCTTCGCCAATCATATATAAAAGTATTTCTGAGTTCATGCGTGATCTCGACATGCCTAAACCGCTGCATCCGTTGGTAGCACTGGTGAACTATGACAAGGAGAAAGGCAGCCGAAATATGGTCGGGCATAGTTTTCTGCTCGATTTTTATAAAGTCTCTTTCAAAAAGGACTTCAGCGGCCAAATAAAATACGGCCGGGATTATTATGACTTTGAGGAAGGCGGTATGGCTTTTTTAGCGCCGAACCAGCTGGTGACGATGTCCGGCGAGGAGAGTTGCCTGGACGGTTATATCCTGTTATTCCATGCTGATCTGATCCGGAATTATCCCCTTGGGAAGCATATTCAGCAGTATGGCTTCTTCACCTATGCGGTCAATGAAGCACTGTTCCTGTCAGACAAGGAGAAGAAAGTGATTGCCGGACTGTTTGAAAATATTGCGGATGAACTGGATAATAATACAGATGCTTTCAGCCAGGACGTACTGGTCTCTCAGATTGAATTGTTGCTTAACTACAGTAATCGTTATTATAATCGTCAGTTCCTTACCCGCAAAGCCGTGCATCATGATCTGATCACCCAGATGGATAGCTATCTCGATAACCGGTTTGCGGAGCAGTCGGGAGGTATTCCCACCGTACCCGAGGTGGCGAAGCACCTGCAGGTCTCACCCAGATACCTGACTGATATGCTTAGAACCCTGACCGGGCAAAGCGCCCAGCAGCACATTCACGACCGGTTGATCGAAAAGGCTAAAATGATTCTGAGCACTACCCGGCTCACGGTTGCTGAAATTGCCTACCAACTAGGTTTTGAGCATCCGCAGTCCTTTAATAAATTATTTAAGCGCTACACCAGTCTTGCGCCGAACGTTTTCAGGAAATCATTTAATTGA